Proteins found in one Melospiza georgiana isolate bMelGeo1 chromosome 1, bMelGeo1.pri, whole genome shotgun sequence genomic segment:
- the NDUFV2 gene encoding NADH dehydrogenase [ubiquinone] flavoprotein 2, mitochondrial encodes MLLCAALRAAAARSARQIRYLHGTAERNASGALFVHRDSPENNPDTPFEFTPDNLKRIEAIINNYPEGHKSAAVMAVLDLAQRQHGWLPISAMNRVAEVLEMPPMRVYEVATFYTMYNRKPVGKYHIQVCTTTPCMLRDSDSILEAIKKKLGIKVGETTSDKLFTLTEVECLGACVNAPMVQINDNYYEDLTPKDIEDIIDDLKLCKVPKPGPRSGRFSCEPAGGLTSLTEPPKGPGFGVRDDL; translated from the exons ATGCTCCTGTGCGCTGCTCTGCGCGCCGCGGCCGCACGCTCG GCAAGGCAGATCCGATACTTGCACGGAACAGCAGAGCGCAATGCCTCTGGAGCCTTATTTGTG CACAGAGACAGTCCTGAAAACAATCCAGATACTCCATTTGAGTTCACACCTGATAACCTAAAG CGAATAGAAGCGATCATAAACAACTACCCAGAGGGACACAAGTCTGCAGCTGTCATGGCAGTACTGGATTTGGCCCAAAGACAGCATGGATGGCTGCCCATATCGGCTATGAACAGG GTGGCTGAAGTTTTAGAAATGCCTCCCATGAGAGTCTATGAAGTAGCAACCTTCTACACCATGTACAATCGCAAACCTGTTGGGAAATACCACATCCAGGTCTGCACCACCACGCCGTGCATGCTGCGAGACTCTGACAGCATTTTAGAGGCCATTAAGAAGAAACTTG GTATTAAAGTTGGGGAAACAACATCTGATAAGCTCTTCACGCTGACAGAAGTGGAATGTTTAGGTGCTTGTGTAAATGCACCAATGGTACAAATAAATGACAATTACTAT gagGATTTGACACCCAAAGATATTGAAGACATAATTGATGACCTGAAGCTTTGCAAAGTTCCCAAACCAGGCCCAAG gAGTGGACGTTTTTCTTGTGAGCCAGCTGGTGGCCTTACTTCCCTGACTGAACCACCCAAAGGACCAGGTTTTGGAGTTCGAGATGATCTCTAA